A single Asterias rubens chromosome 13, eAstRub1.3, whole genome shotgun sequence DNA region contains:
- the LOC117298386 gene encoding mucin-2-like — MRSNMGWTSVIILLLLPSILIAMPTGPVPQEANSTVATDAVTDVVSVDSSSEQMTPSTTGSSTSENNATLMTQSDTPDTTQAAVHGNLTKEPPNSHLAGTTQVMTPSISTSPLGDSDDTVTQDAMEINIEGDITTDSSTTMQRQQEVNDSTAAPPLTIRSQNVSRTSSDGRTESETTTQEPSTTANTHRLTTPSVTQTNTPDRTYIQVTSNNTNNVDQTLSPSTQIPNLDNTPTTPQTNTEIEDVILRNCRALLQSTIQHPPTQRPTPEELSQKTTQQMPSEPSHQGTSQPQSEIASQTQFPVIQSSVSSRTPSPTDTHISVQTVSQSPREAASIVTQTPTSVSVTQTLSSITATSPTQMSANSTQNHEGTETMSETDVLGQCMLYFLNNPSQLSHHTNAPQPSESSHETNPQPQARSSLQTHSPQPSQSSHQTNPTPTSQPQPTSQPSPHTTPPQPSQSSHQTNPTPTSQPQPISQQPSDQTNHQQPPPHTTHPQPSQPSDQTHPQPTSKPSDQTNPQPTSQPQPTSQQTSDQTNPPQPPPHTTHPQPSQPSDQTNPPQHSQPPPHTTHPQPSQPSDQTHPQPTSKPSDQTHLPQSTVTFNTVHSPTQQTTEMVTRTTQQPLTENQSLLETSHVTITHAPTQQNPEMVTQTTQQLLTETQSLMETSQVTITQAPTQQNPEMVTQTTQQLLTETQSLMETSQVTITQAPTQQNPEMVTQTTQQLLTETQSLMETSQVTITQAPTQQNPEIVTSNTQQPLFDTPPSNSTMTFDRTTPPHTTNHTTFSTDALPTIPANNPTDTLQTIPANNTTPNPTTNANTTQASAKLRSGSNIVV, encoded by the coding sequence ATGCGTTCCAACATGGGCTGGACATCAGTGATCATTCTGCTACTTTTACCATCTATTTTGATAGCCATGCCCACTGGTCCCGTCCCCCAGGAAGCCAACTCAACTGTTGCGACAGATGCGGTAACTGACGTGGTTTCTGTAGACTCGTCATCAGAGCAAATGACTCCATCAACTACAGGATCCAGTACATCAGAAAACAATGCCACCCTGATGACCCAGAGCGACACACCAGATACCACACAAGCAGCCGTCCATGGCAATCTCACAAAAGAACCACCAAACTCTCATCTAGCCGGAACAACGCAAGTGATGACACCATCAATCTCAACCAGTCCTCTTGGCGACAGTGATGACACAGTAACACAAGACGCAATGGAGATCAACATAGAGGGCGACATCACCACTGATTCCTCAACGACTATGCAACGCCAACAGGAAGTAAACGATTCAACAGCAGCTCCTCCGTTGACAATAAGAAGCCAGAATGTGTCTCGCACATCTTCCGATGGACGGACTGAGAGTGAAACTACAACCCAAGAACCCAGCACAACCGCCAATACCCACCGACTAACCACTCCATCTGTGACTCAAACTAATACGCCAGACCGAACGTACATCCAAGTGACTTCAAACAACACCAATAATGTCGACCAAACTCTGAGCCCATCCACACAGATTCCAAACTTAGATAACACCCCAACTACACCGCAAACCAACACTGAGATAGAGGATGTTATCTTAAGAAACTGTCGCGCCCTTCTGCAGTCAACTATACAACACCCCCCAACCCAACGACCCACCCCCGAGGAACTATCTCAAAAAACAACCCAACAGATGCCCTCCGAACCGTCCCACCAAGGTACCTCACAGCCTCAATCAGAAATAGCCTCACAGACACAATTTCCAGTCATTCAATCGAGTGTTTCCTCACGAACACCCAGCCCAACCGACACCCACATTAGTGTTCAGACAGTCTCACAGTCACCCAGAGAGGCAGCTTCCATTGTAACACAGACACCTACTTCAGTATCAGTTACCCAGACTCTCTCCTCAATAACGGCAACAAGCCCAACTCAAATGAGTGCCAATAGTACACAGAATCATGAGGGTACTGAAACCATGAGCGAGACAGATGTGCTGGGGCAATGTATGTTGTATTTTCTCAATAATCCATCACAATTATCTCATCACACTAACGCTCCACAACCTTCAGAGTCATCCCATGAAACTAACCCTCAGCCACAAGCACGATCGTCCCTACAAACACACTCTCCGCAACCCTCACAATCATCCCATCAAACTAACCCTACACCAACCTCACAACCGCAGCCAACCTCACAACCATCCCCTCACACTACCCCTCCGCAACCCTCACAATCATCCCATCAAACTAACCCTACACCAACCTCACAACCGCAGCCAATCTCACAACAACCATCTGACCAAACTAACCATCAACAACCACCCCCTCACACTACCCATCCGCAACCCTCACAACCATCCGACCAAACTCACCCTCAGCCAACCTCAAAACCATCTGATCAAACTAACCCTCAGCCAACCTCACAACCTCAGCCAACCTCACAACAAACATCTGACCAAACTAACCCTCCACAACCACCCCCTCACACTACCCATCCGCAACCCTCACAACCATCTGACCAAACTAACCCTCCACAACACTCACAACCACCCCCTCACACTACCCATCCGCAACCCTCACAACCATCCGACCAAACTCACCCTCAGCCAACCTCAAAACCATCCGATCAGACCCATTTACCTCAATCTACAGTAACCTTCAACACAGTGCATTCACCCACTCAACAAACCACAGAAATGGTTACTCGAACAACTCAGCAGCCGCTAACTGAAAATCAATCACTCCTGGAGACTTCACACGTGACCATTACACATGCACCCACTCAACAAAACCCAGAAATGGTTACTCAAACTACTCAGCAACTATTAACTGAAACTCAATCCCTCATGGAGACTTCACAGGTAACCATTACACAGGCACCCACTCAACAAAACCCAGAAATGGTTACTCAAACTACTCAGCAACTATTAACTGAAACTCAATCCCTCATGGAGACTTCACAGGTAACCATTACACAGGCACCCACTCAACAAAACCCAGAAATGGTTACTCAAACTACTCAGCAACTATTAACTGAAACTCAATCCCTCATGGAGACTTCACAGGTGACCATTACACAGGCACCCACTCAACAAAACCCAGAAATCGTAACTTCAAATACTCAGCAGCCATTATTTGATACTCCACCGTCCAATTCAACTATGACCTTTGACCGAACAACTCCTCCTCACACAACCAACCACACCACATTCTCAACAGATGCCCTCCCAACCATCCCAGCAAACAACCCCACAGATACCCTCCAAACCATCCCAGCAAACAACACCACTCCAAACCCAACAACAAATGCAAACACTACACAGGCATCAGCTAAACTGAGGTCAGGGAGTAACATAGTGGTCTGA